A single Carnobacterium inhibens subsp. inhibens DSM 13024 DNA region contains:
- a CDS encoding PTS transporter subunit EIIC, translating into MKEKLMDGMQRFSKAMFIPVLILPIAGILIAIGNLFTNAKLIETVPFLNNPITMGFGAILSGSLVSILSNLGLVFCMGLAVGLAKKKKSEAGFTAVLGYLVFINAMNKFMELSGILFEGESLQGTGQTMVLGVQVLDMGVFLGIILGIVTAIVHNKFCEKEFNNAFQIYGGTRFVFIMLIPVVVLLAIAFTYIWPFFQSGINSLGTLINQSGNFGIFLYGTLERLLIPTGLHHLVYTPFLYTSLGGIQEVGGQLFEGARNIYFAEIADPSVSILSPSVIWDARGISKMFGLIGACLAMYHTASPENKGKAKAILIPAVVTSFVAGVTEPIEFSFMFVAPLLFVVHAVLSGLSMVVLNLLSVRAIGPNGFIDFLLYNVPLGIEKTGWPMYILVGLVFFVIYYFTFRFLITKFKYKTIGREETGQETKLYSKSEYNESKGKKATTNEAQPQAETSLASTIVAALGGPDNINTVTNCYTRLRLTLDKPDKVDELALKNDTGASGVIIKDHNVQVVYGLQVNSVRKAVDQYLGRESEEE; encoded by the coding sequence ATGAAAGAGAAATTGATGGATGGTATGCAGCGGTTTTCAAAAGCCATGTTTATACCAGTATTAATTTTACCAATTGCAGGGATTCTGATTGCGATCGGGAATTTATTCACAAATGCAAAGTTGATTGAAACCGTTCCCTTTTTGAATAATCCTATTACGATGGGGTTTGGCGCAATTTTATCTGGATCATTGGTTTCAATTTTAAGTAACCTTGGTTTAGTTTTTTGTATGGGGTTAGCAGTTGGTTTAGCTAAGAAGAAAAAATCAGAGGCAGGATTTACTGCTGTATTGGGTTATTTAGTTTTTATTAACGCAATGAACAAATTTATGGAGCTTAGTGGAATACTGTTTGAAGGAGAATCGTTACAAGGTACTGGACAAACAATGGTATTAGGCGTCCAAGTACTCGATATGGGTGTTTTTCTTGGTATTATTTTAGGAATTGTAACAGCAATCGTACACAATAAATTCTGTGAAAAAGAATTTAACAATGCTTTTCAAATTTATGGCGGAACACGATTCGTATTCATCATGTTGATTCCAGTAGTGGTTTTATTGGCAATTGCATTTACGTACATTTGGCCGTTCTTCCAAAGCGGCATCAATAGTTTAGGAACATTGATCAATCAAAGTGGAAACTTCGGTATCTTCCTATATGGAACATTGGAGCGCTTATTGATTCCAACAGGATTGCATCACTTAGTTTACACACCTTTCTTGTATACCTCATTAGGTGGCATCCAAGAAGTTGGAGGACAACTTTTTGAAGGAGCTAGAAATATCTACTTTGCAGAAATTGCAGATCCTTCAGTTAGTATCTTGTCTCCAAGTGTTATCTGGGACGCACGTGGAATTTCTAAAATGTTTGGACTAATCGGGGCATGTTTAGCTATGTATCATACAGCCAGCCCAGAAAATAAAGGGAAAGCAAAAGCTATTTTGATCCCAGCAGTCGTTACTTCATTTGTAGCGGGTGTGACAGAGCCAATCGAATTTTCATTTATGTTTGTAGCACCGTTGCTATTTGTGGTTCATGCGGTATTAAGTGGACTGAGCATGGTTGTTTTAAATTTATTAAGTGTAAGAGCTATCGGACCCAACGGCTTTATCGATTTCTTATTGTACAATGTACCACTAGGAATTGAAAAAACAGGCTGGCCAATGTATATCTTAGTCGGACTGGTATTCTTTGTTATTTATTACTTCACATTCCGTTTCTTGATTACTAAATTTAAGTATAAAACCATTGGGCGTGAAGAGACTGGTCAAGAAACAAAACTCTATTCTAAGAGTGAATACAATGAAAGCAAAGGTAAAAAAGCAACTACTAATGAAGCTCAACCCCAAGCAGAGACTAGTTTAGCCAGCACGATCGTTGCAGCTCTTGGCGGGCCAGACAATATCAATACGGTAACCAATTGTTATACCCGTTTGAGGTTAACTTTAGACAAGCCGGATAAAGTCGATGAGTTAGCGTTAAAAAATGACACTGGAGCAAGCGGAGTAATCATTAAAGATCACAATGTACAAGTCGTATATGGTTTGCAAGTGAATAGCGTCAGAAAAGCTGTCGATCAGTATCTAGGAAGAGAATCAGAAGAAGAATAA
- a CDS encoding MurR/RpiR family transcriptional regulator, whose protein sequence is MNDISKLIQGKNLSELDEKIVHYIIEHIDDILEKGVRGVAKDNYTSPSTIIRLAKKLGYTGFIDLYYQILPMVKKVEGSQADNDEDFLRISQEDFFKENSREDIEQFIQQVLYLKQKYLFIYATGFSAIAAEYLYKKLLVLGKKTIIATGTDSIGVFENNLEDIGALIVISKSGETQLVIDKLLVAKEQNIFTVTFTKETTNRAAEISDLNFKIIDNNKLDDRNMLPNSFFPRLLMLVEFIFKTYLDDMQQKINQ, encoded by the coding sequence GTGAATGATATTAGTAAATTAATTCAGGGAAAAAACTTATCAGAGCTAGATGAAAAAATTGTCCATTACATTATTGAACACATTGATGATATTTTAGAAAAAGGGGTGCGTGGCGTAGCAAAAGATAACTACACATCACCTTCTACCATTATCCGCTTAGCTAAGAAACTTGGCTACACAGGATTTATTGATTTATATTATCAGATTCTTCCAATGGTCAAGAAAGTAGAAGGTAGCCAAGCAGATAATGATGAAGACTTTTTACGTATTAGTCAGGAAGACTTTTTTAAAGAGAACAGCAGAGAAGATATTGAACAGTTTATTCAGCAAGTTTTGTATTTGAAACAAAAATACCTTTTTATTTATGCAACGGGATTTTCTGCAATAGCAGCGGAGTATTTGTATAAGAAATTATTGGTATTAGGTAAGAAAACAATCATTGCTACTGGAACAGATTCAATTGGTGTTTTTGAAAATAATTTGGAAGATATCGGAGCTCTTATTGTCATTTCAAAATCTGGCGAAACACAGCTGGTTATTGATAAATTACTTGTAGCAAAAGAACAAAACATTTTTACAGTCACCTTTACAAAAGAAACCACAAATCGAGCAGCAGAAATATCTGATTTGAACTTTAAAATTATTGATAACAACAAATTGGATGACCGAAATATGCTGCCCAATAGTTTCTTCCCTAGATTACTAATGTTAGTAGAATTCATTTTTAAAACGTATCTTGATGATATGCAACAAAAAATCAATCAATAG